One Roseimaritima multifibrata DNA window includes the following coding sequences:
- a CDS encoding pyridoxal phosphate-dependent decarboxylase family protein: MDESTQTNLNPDSAKYHDHLVHLRRSFPQPIASPTHDRWLASEIIGALTRIESMKSDRPTLGDRTQGDFSHASAARMPEDSSTIPEVFEVLVNYLSGMFLWGHPQTQSNVIPPPSIPAILGTLLTTIHNPNLCSEEGSQGVALAEAEVISMTAALMGYDPEQSDGVFTFGGTGTLLYAIRIGIEKSCPGTAQHGITDRPVVLCSDRAHYATKTAASWLGLGLEQVIAIPSTSEHSMRLDALQQTLCDVLGKGQKVAAIIATMGTTDAFGIDPLEEIRKVRDQVAKRFHLPYLPHLHADAVIGWAWSVFADYDFETNPLGFPEKTLDALTQTNHRVRHLGQADSIGVDYHKTGFASYVSSAIFTKERKDLQRISRDATLSPYLFQTGDYNPGRFTLETSRSGSGPMSAIGSLRLLGKTGLRCLLGHLVTVAADLRDQLSTHPSIVVVNRQNHGPVTLFRVYPDGIEKTETEIQERNNRNHTAVLRKHNEYNRQIFHQLRSNALQGEGTILSMTDCYRESENGEPIVALKSYIMSPFSDSRSIETLVNSIDQARQAIAT, from the coding sequence ATGGACGAATCGACGCAAACGAATTTGAATCCCGACAGCGCCAAGTACCACGACCACCTAGTCCATCTTCGTCGGTCGTTTCCGCAACCGATTGCCAGCCCAACCCACGATCGTTGGCTTGCGTCAGAGATCATCGGTGCACTCACCCGAATCGAATCCATGAAGTCGGATCGCCCGACTTTAGGAGACCGTACGCAAGGTGATTTCTCGCATGCTTCCGCCGCCCGGATGCCTGAAGATTCCAGCACAATCCCAGAAGTTTTCGAAGTCCTCGTCAACTACCTTTCCGGGATGTTCCTCTGGGGCCATCCCCAGACTCAGTCCAATGTGATTCCCCCACCCTCGATCCCCGCGATCCTTGGGACGCTGCTGACCACAATCCATAATCCCAATCTGTGCAGCGAAGAAGGGAGCCAAGGCGTTGCCCTAGCAGAAGCGGAGGTGATCAGCATGACCGCCGCTTTGATGGGATATGACCCCGAACAATCTGACGGCGTGTTCACGTTCGGTGGGACCGGAACGCTGCTGTATGCCATCCGTATCGGGATTGAAAAATCGTGCCCAGGGACGGCACAACACGGGATCACCGATCGTCCGGTTGTCCTCTGTTCCGATCGAGCTCACTACGCGACAAAAACTGCCGCCAGTTGGCTTGGTCTAGGGCTGGAGCAAGTGATTGCAATCCCTTCAACCAGCGAACATTCGATGCGACTGGACGCATTGCAACAGACGCTCTGCGACGTCCTGGGCAAAGGTCAAAAGGTCGCAGCCATCATTGCAACGATGGGAACCACCGACGCGTTTGGAATCGATCCTCTCGAGGAAATTCGCAAGGTTCGTGATCAAGTTGCGAAGCGGTTCCATTTGCCTTACCTCCCGCATTTACATGCCGATGCCGTAATCGGATGGGCGTGGTCGGTGTTTGCAGATTACGACTTTGAAACGAACCCTCTCGGTTTTCCCGAAAAAACTCTAGACGCGCTGACACAGACCAACCACCGCGTGCGGCACCTAGGACAAGCCGATTCAATCGGCGTCGACTACCACAAGACAGGATTCGCATCGTACGTTTCCAGTGCGATATTCACCAAAGAACGCAAAGACCTACAACGAATTTCCCGCGACGCAACATTAAGTCCCTATCTGTTCCAGACGGGCGATTACAACCCGGGCCGATTTACGCTGGAAACCTCGCGATCGGGAAGTGGCCCGATGTCCGCGATCGGCAGCCTTCGCTTGCTAGGCAAGACAGGATTGAGATGTTTACTAGGTCACTTAGTCACGGTCGCCGCCGACCTCCGTGACCAGCTTTCAACACATCCCTCGATCGTCGTGGTGAACCGGCAGAACCATGGACCGGTAACTCTATTCCGCGTCTACCCGGATGGAATTGAAAAGACAGAAACGGAAATTCAGGAACGGAACAACCGCAATCACACGGCAGTGCTCCGCAAACACAATGAATACAACCGACAAATTTTCCATCAGCTGCGAAGCAATGCACTGCAAGGCGAAGGAACGATTCTAAGCATGACCGACTGCTACAGAGAGTCGGAAAATGGAGAACCGATCGTCGCCCTAAAATCCTACATCATGAGCCCCTTCTCGGATTCACGATCGATCGAAACTTTAGTCAACTCAATCGACCAGGCAAGGCAAGCCATCGCCACATAA